GCCATTCAGGGTGCGGGCTTCTTCGTGGTGGACCAGAACGGCCAGGAGCGCCTGACGCGCAATGGGCAGTTTCATATCGACGCCGATCACCAGCTGGTGGATGCCATGGGCCGCCCCGTGTTGGGCGAAGCTGGGCCGATCACGCTCGACAGTGCCTCCGTACACATTGGTGTCGATGGCGCCATCAAGGATGGCGACAAAGAGATCGACACGCTGAGGATCGTCGGCATCGCCAACGCCGATGGCTTGCGCGAGATCGGCGATGGCCTCTATGCGTACGACGGTGCGACCGGCGACTGGAACGGCACCTTGCACCAGGGTGCACTGGAGCGCTCCAACGTCGACCCCGGCACCGAAATGGTGCGCCTGATGGAAGTGACTCGGCACGCGCAATCCGTGCAACGCGCCATTCAGGCCTATGACGCCGCCATGCAGGGCGGTATTTCCCACCTTGGCGACAACGCCTGAGGAGCACGAGATGATCGACGCGCTTTATATCGCTACCTCCGGCCTGAAAAGCCAGCAGAGCCAGATCGATACGCTCTCCAACAATATTTCCAACATGCAGACGCCGGGCTTCAAGGCCAAGCGCGTTGCGTTCGGCGACATCGCGACCATGTCGCCTGCCCAGGTGGCCGCAGGGCTTTCGCCGGAGAGCGAAGGCGCCGGTTCGGAAATTATTGCCACGACAGCGCTGTTCTCGCAGGGTCAGGTGATGCAGACCAACAACACCTGGGATCTCGCCATTCAGGGCAGCGGCTTCTTCGAGGTGGTGGACGGTAACGGCAACCATCTGTACACCCGCGCCGGCCAACTTCACGTGGATAGCGAGGGCTACCTCTCTACGGTCGATGGCAATCGATTGGCGCAGGAAATCCAGATTCCGCCGGACGCCGCGCAAATTCAGATCAACCAGAGTGGGCAGATCTACGCGAACGTCGGCGGCAGTGCCACGCAAACATTGTTGGGCACGATCGAGCTGAGCGTGTTCCCTTCTGCGGACGGGCTGCAATCGGTGGGTGGCAACAATTTTTCAGCCACGCAGGCCTCGGGTGACCCCAGCGTGGAGAAGGCGAACGAGAACGGCACTGGCAGCATTCTGCAGGGCTCACTGGAGAGCTCGAATGTGGACATGGTGTCGGAGATGTCTTCGCTGGTGATCGCGCAACGGGCCTATCAGCTCAATGCACGCGTGCTGCAGGCATCTGACCAGATTCTCGACACCATCAATAATCTCCGGCAGTAAGCATGCGCCTGCTTCTTTTCGCTCTCGCCATCTTGTTGTTGCCCCTGCGCCTTATGGCCGGGGATGCGCAGCAGACAGTGGTCGCATCCCGACTGGTCGATGCGGCCCAGATCGTGCTGCGCGAGCGCCTGCCGGGCAACGGCGATGCGACGCTGTCCACCATGGGGGCGCCGGAGGACGTTCGCGTACCCACCGGTGCGGTGAGCATCAAAGCCCGCGACGTCAGCGGGCGCTGGCCGCGTTCGCGCGTTGGCGTGCCGGTGGATGTGTTGGTCGATGGCAGGGTTGTTCGGTCTGCCACAGTGTGGTTTGCCGTGAGCGTTCGCGGCAAAGCGCTCACTTACAGCGAGGACGCTGCCATGGGTGTGCCGGCGCAGTCCCTGCGTACGCAGGCCGCCGACATTGACATGGCGGCGCTCCAGGAAACGCCAGTCGAAAGCCCCGAAGCACTAGATGGCCTGCGCCTGCGCAGGCCGGTGCAGGCGGGCGCGCCCGTTCTGTCGAGTGATTTTGAAAAGATTCCAGACGTCGATCGACGGGAGAAGGTGCGTGTGCTCGCGAGCTACGGCGCCATTCATCTGACGACGCACGGCGTCGCCAACAGCACGGGGAATGCGGGGGACGTGGTTCCCGTGCTGGTTGATGGTGCCGATGTGCCGGTGCGTGCTCGGGTTACCGATAAGGGAGTGGTCGAAGTTGTCCAGTAAACACGTCATTGCGCTCATTCTGGCCTGCGTGCTGATGGCGCCGCGCTTGCATGCTCAGCATGCCGACGGCTCGATGATCGAGCCGGATACCTATCGGGGCCTGGCTGCCGACCGGCGTGCCCATCAGGTGGGGGACACCCTCACCGTGGTGGTCACCGAGACGGCGCAGGCATCCGCCAGCGCCAATACCGATGCGGATAGCGGCGTACAGCTTGCTGCCAACGTGCAGAGCAAGCGTTCGCAACATAACTACGGCGTCGGTTTGTCAGGTTCGGATGCGGGTGAAGGCAAGACGACCCGCGCCGGCATGCTACAGGCGCAGCTGACGGTGCGCGTCATGGCCGTGGAAGGCGACGAGATGCTACGCATTCGCGGTGAGCAGACCGTGGTTGTAAACGGCGAGAAACAACACTTCGCGCTGACGGGACTTGTGCGGCCGGAGGACATCTCGTCCACAAACGTGATCCTTTCCAATCGGATCAGCGAAGCGAACATCGAGTTCACCGGCCAGGGCGACGTATCCGAAGCCCAGCGCCGCAGCATCCTTTATCGCATTACGCGCTGGTTGCACCTCATATGAAATATCTTGGCTTTGTCATTGCGTTGCTGGGCATAACCGCATTTCCCGTGCACGCGGATGCTGTCAGCGTCCGCCTGAAGGAAATCGCCCGCATCGAGGGCGTGCGCGATAACCCGTTGACAGGATACGGCCTAGTGATCGGCTTGGCCGGTACGGGCGATACGAGCAAGAACCACCTCACGGTGCAGTCGGTGGCCAGTACGCTGAGCCACTTTGGCGTGAACATCAGCCCCGATGATCTCAATAGTCGCAACGTGGCGGCTGTGCTCGTGACGTCGACATTGCCGGCGTTTGCCGAATCAGGGCAGAAGCTGGATGTGTCGGTGTCCTCGCTGGGTGATGCGCGCAGCCTGTCGGGCGGCGTATTGCTGCTGACGCCACTCAACGGCCCGGATGGAAAGCTTTATGCCCTCGCGCAGGGTGCGCTTTCCGTCGGCGGTTACGACGTGCGCTCGTTCGGCAGCGTGGAGCAGAAAAATCACCCCACGGTGGGCCGCGTGCCAGATGGTGCATCGGTCGAAAGGGAGGCGCCACTGGGGCTCAATACGGACAGCCGCACGCTGGACGTCGTGCTTTACCAGCCGGATTTCACCACGGCCGAGCGAGTGGCTGAATCCTTGCGTCGCAACGCAGGCGTCAACGCCGTGGCGGAACACGCCGGCAAGGTAAAGGTGGTGTTTCCCTCGCCGCAGACTGACATGGTGCGGGCCATTTCAATGATCGAGAACGTGCCGGTGGTGCCCGATGCCATTGCTCGCGTGGTGGTCAACGAGCGCACCGGAACCGTGGTGTCGGGCGGTGACGTGCGACTTGGCAGCGTGACCATCTCGCAAGGCGATCTGCGCGTCTCGGTGCAGACCGACTACCTCGTGTCGCAGCCCGAGGGGCTTATCAACCCCTCTCGCAATATCGGCACGGCGGTCGTGCCGCAGTCGACCATCCGCGTGCAGGACCCGGAGGCCCGCATGGTCAACATGCCCAACGGCGCCACCGTGGCCGATCTGGTCGGGGCACTGCGTGCCATCCATCTGTCGACGCGGGACGTGATCACCATTCTTCAATCCATCAAGGCCGCCGGCGCGTTGCACGGCGACCTGGTTATTCAGTGAGGCATGCCATGGATCTGACTACTGAGGCTTTGCGCCTGAGCATGGGGCTGGCGCGAACACGCGCGGAAGTGGCGAGCGCCAATATCGCCAATGTCGACACCCCGGGGTACCGCGCGCAGCGCGCGGATTTCGGGCAGGCCGTGGGACTTCTGCAGCAGGCCGCCTCCCATGCCGAGATGAGTGGCGAGACGCTACGTGTGGAAGGGGAGCGGGACATTGCTTCGAAAGTCACGAGATCGGACGCAGACGATGCGGGCGTGCAGCTTGATGGCGAGGTGGCCGATCTCGAGGCC
This genomic window from Dyella terrae contains:
- a CDS encoding flagellar hook-basal body protein, coding for MSNVISSIASYLSRDVESLDVIGQNVANMRTAGYRTERLKGDFRTATGADDRALSMLDGNLDKTGAPLDLAIQGAGFFVVDQNGQERLTRNGQFHIDADHQLVDAMGRPVLGEAGPITLDSASVHIGVDGAIKDGDKEIDTLRIVGIANADGLREIGDGLYAYDGATGDWNGTLHQGALERSNVDPGTEMVRLMEVTRHAQSVQRAIQAYDAAMQGGISHLGDNA
- a CDS encoding flagellar hook-basal body protein, whose protein sequence is MIDALYIATSGLKSQQSQIDTLSNNISNMQTPGFKAKRVAFGDIATMSPAQVAAGLSPESEGAGSEIIATTALFSQGQVMQTNNTWDLAIQGSGFFEVVDGNGNHLYTRAGQLHVDSEGYLSTVDGNRLAQEIQIPPDAAQIQINQSGQIYANVGGSATQTLLGTIELSVFPSADGLQSVGGNNFSATQASGDPSVEKANENGTGSILQGSLESSNVDMVSEMSSLVIAQRAYQLNARVLQASDQILDTINNLRQ
- the flgA gene encoding flagellar basal body P-ring formation chaperone FlgA — encoded protein: MRLLLFALAILLLPLRLMAGDAQQTVVASRLVDAAQIVLRERLPGNGDATLSTMGAPEDVRVPTGAVSIKARDVSGRWPRSRVGVPVDVLVDGRVVRSATVWFAVSVRGKALTYSEDAAMGVPAQSLRTQAADIDMAALQETPVESPEALDGLRLRRPVQAGAPVLSSDFEKIPDVDRREKVRVLASYGAIHLTTHGVANSTGNAGDVVPVLVDGADVPVRARVTDKGVVEVVQ
- a CDS encoding flagellar basal body L-ring protein FlgH; amino-acid sequence: MSSKHVIALILACVLMAPRLHAQHADGSMIEPDTYRGLAADRRAHQVGDTLTVVVTETAQASASANTDADSGVQLAANVQSKRSQHNYGVGLSGSDAGEGKTTRAGMLQAQLTVRVMAVEGDEMLRIRGEQTVVVNGEKQHFALTGLVRPEDISSTNVILSNRISEANIEFTGQGDVSEAQRRSILYRITRWLHLI
- a CDS encoding flagellar basal body P-ring protein FlgI codes for the protein MKYLGFVIALLGITAFPVHADAVSVRLKEIARIEGVRDNPLTGYGLVIGLAGTGDTSKNHLTVQSVASTLSHFGVNISPDDLNSRNVAAVLVTSTLPAFAESGQKLDVSVSSLGDARSLSGGVLLLTPLNGPDGKLYALAQGALSVGGYDVRSFGSVEQKNHPTVGRVPDGASVEREAPLGLNTDSRTLDVVLYQPDFTTAERVAESLRRNAGVNAVAEHAGKVKVVFPSPQTDMVRAISMIENVPVVPDAIARVVVNERTGTVVSGGDVRLGSVTISQGDLRVSVQTDYLVSQPEGLINPSRNIGTAVVPQSTIRVQDPEARMVNMPNGATVADLVGALRAIHLSTRDVITILQSIKAAGALHGDLVIQ
- a CDS encoding flagellar basal body rod protein FlgB, with the protein product MDLTTEALRLSMGLARTRAEVASANIANVDTPGYRAQRADFGQAVGLLQQAASHAEMSGETLRVEGERDIASKVTRSDADDAGVQLDGEVADLEAASTDYQSMTAVLSRRFSLMQLALAGRN